Part of the Acidimicrobiia bacterium genome, TCGCCTTGCCGAGGTCTCCAACGAGATCATCGACCAGACGGCGGCGCAGGGAGTTCCCTACGGACGCGAGTACGGCGGACTGCTGGACAACCGGTCGTTTGGTGGTGCCCAGGTCTCCCGCACCTTCTACAGCCGGGGGGCCACCGGTCAGCAACTGCTGCTCGGCGCCTACCAGGCGATGGCCCGCCAGATCGAACTGGGCAAGGTCAAGCTCTACAACCGGATGGAGATGCTCGACGTTGTGGTGCACGAAGGCCGGGCGGTGGGCGTCGTGGCCAGGGACCTGATCACCGGTGAGATCCGTTCGTTCTCGGGCCACGCGGTCGTGCTGGCCACCGGCGGCTACGCCAATGCCTACTACCTGTCCACCATGGCGATGATGTGCAACGGCACCGCCATCTGGCGTGCCCACAAGCACGGGGCACTGTTCGCCAATCCATCGTTCACGCAGATCCACCCGACGGCCATCCCGGCGTCGGAGGAGTTCCAGTCGAAGCTGACGCTCATGTCGGAGTCGCTGCGCAACGACGGTCGCATCTGGGTGCCGAAGGACAAGAACGAGACCCGTTCGCCGGACCAGATACCAGAGGCAGAACGCGACTATTTCCTGGAACGGCGCTACCCGGCGTTCGGCAACCTGGTCCCCCGCGACGTGGCCAGCCGGGCCGCCAAGGTCATGTTCGACGAGGGCTACGGAGTGGGACCGCTCAAGAACGGCGTGTACCTCGACTTTGCAGAGGCGATCGGCCGCCTCGGCAAGGATGTCATCGAGCAGCGCTACGGCAACCTCTTCGAGATGTACGAGCGCATCACCGACGAGAACCCCTACAAGGTGCCGATGCGGATCTACCCGGCCCCCCATTACACGATGGGCGGCCTGTGGGTGGACTACAACCTGATGACGACGATTCCCGGCCTCTATGCGATCGGCGAGGCGAACTTCTCCGATCACGGCGGCAACCGGCTCGGCGCCTCGGCCCTGATGCAGGGCCTGGCCGACGGCTACTTCGTCTTGCCGAACACGATCGGCGACTACCTGTCGGGCTTCCTGGGCACGGACCCGGTCCCCACCGACCATGCCGCCTTCGTGGCGGGTGAGAAGGCTGTGAAGGATCAGATCGACGAGCTGATCGCGGTCAACGGCACCCGCTCGCCCGACTACTTCCACAGGGAACTGGGCAAGGTGATGATCGCCGAAGTCGGTATGGCGAGGAACGAGGAGGGCCTGAAGCGGGCCATCTCCGAGATCCGGCGGCTCCGGGACGAGTTCCACAAGGACGTCAAGGTCACCGGATCCAACGAGTCGTTCAACCAGACGCTCGAGAAGGCCGGCCGGGTGGCCGACTTCCTGGAGCTGGCCGAGCTGATGGCCGTCGATGCCCTGAACCGCAGGGAGTCCTGCGGTGGCCATTTCCGTGAGGAGAGCCGGACCCCGGAGGGCGAGGCGCTGCGTGACGATGAGAACTACGCCTATGTAGCGGCGTGGGAGTTCAACGGCGTCGGCGAGGAACCGACCTTGCACAAGGAGCAGCTCATCTTCGAAAACGTCGAGCTGGCGCAAAGGAGCTACAAGTAATGGACGTCACACTCAAAGTCTGGCGCCAGGACGGTCCGGATGCGCCGGGACGGTTCGAAATCTACGAAGCGACCGACATCAGCGAACACATGTCGTTTCTCGAGATGCTGGACATCGTCAACGAGAAGCTGGTGGAGA contains:
- a CDS encoding fumarate reductase/succinate dehydrogenase flavoprotein subunit — translated: MSNIVLDAKVPEGPLQDKWSNARFNLKLVNPANKRKYEVVIIGSGLAGASAAATLGELGYNVTMITYHDSPRRAHSIAAQGGINAAKNYRNDGDSVFRLFYDTIKGGDYRSREANVYRLAEVSNEIIDQTAAQGVPYGREYGGLLDNRSFGGAQVSRTFYSRGATGQQLLLGAYQAMARQIELGKVKLYNRMEMLDVVVHEGRAVGVVARDLITGEIRSFSGHAVVLATGGYANAYYLSTMAMMCNGTAIWRAHKHGALFANPSFTQIHPTAIPASEEFQSKLTLMSESLRNDGRIWVPKDKNETRSPDQIPEAERDYFLERRYPAFGNLVPRDVASRAAKVMFDEGYGVGPLKNGVYLDFAEAIGRLGKDVIEQRYGNLFEMYERITDENPYKVPMRIYPAPHYTMGGLWVDYNLMTTIPGLYAIGEANFSDHGGNRLGASALMQGLADGYFVLPNTIGDYLSGFLGTDPVPTDHAAFVAGEKAVKDQIDELIAVNGTRSPDYFHRELGKVMIAEVGMARNEEGLKRAISEIRRLRDEFHKDVKVTGSNESFNQTLEKAGRVADFLELAELMAVDALNRRESCGGHFREESRTPEGEALRDDENYAYVAAWEFNGVGEEPTLHKEQLIFENVELAQRSYK